A single region of the Acetivibrio cellulolyticus CD2 genome encodes:
- the ligA gene encoding NAD-dependent DNA ligase LigA → MDIKKRIEELRKTIEYHNDRYYNQDDAEISDYEYDQLSLELRKLEQEHPELALTNSPTQKVGGTAKRELRKVQHDVPVISLQDVFSKEEVYSFVNKMIQELGDPTFVVERKIDGLSVVLRYNDGNLVEGITRGDGLVGESVYENLLEIQSIPRTIPTKLPYLEVRGEVYMSAEAFEKANRKQEETGGKIYQTARNLAAGSLRQLDPGIVRERNLDIYVFNLEICQGKDFSSHSESLNWLSTQGFPISPEFMICKTADEVWECISKIGETRWQLSFGIDGAVVKVDSLDDRKRLGITSKVPRWAVAFKYPPEQKETVVEDIKVQVGRTGRLTPLAILKPVKIAGTTVSRATLHNQDYIDSKDIQIGDTVIIQKAGDIIPEVLKSIPEKRPDTAKRYIIPDKCPMCGAPALREEDGVEIRCTGSACFAQAIRGVIYFASKDAMNIEGFGPSSVEALMSEGYIKDVADIYLLKDSRDELITKGIVGKEKSIDNLLKAIEKSKDNDIDRLITGFGIRNVGKQTARVLAANFQDIESLENATYDQLIVLPDFGDIMVKDILEFFSKSENLLLISKLKQVGINMLSKASVNKKDDRFSGKTFVLTGTLPSMTREEATELIQMHGGKVSGSVSKRTSYVLAGEDAGSKLAKAQELGVQVIGEEELKNMLN, encoded by the coding sequence ATGGATATAAAGAAAAGAATTGAAGAGTTAAGAAAGACGATTGAGTACCATAACGATAGATATTACAATCAAGATGATGCTGAAATTTCAGACTATGAATATGATCAACTTTCCCTAGAGTTAAGAAAACTTGAACAGGAGCACCCTGAACTTGCTTTAACTAATTCACCTACGCAGAAAGTAGGGGGGACTGCTAAACGTGAATTAAGAAAAGTTCAGCACGATGTACCTGTAATAAGCCTTCAGGATGTATTTTCAAAGGAAGAAGTATATAGCTTTGTCAATAAAATGATTCAAGAGTTGGGTGACCCTACTTTTGTTGTTGAAAGAAAGATTGATGGCCTTTCGGTTGTTTTACGCTATAATGACGGTAATTTGGTAGAAGGAATAACCAGAGGTGATGGACTGGTTGGAGAATCTGTGTACGAAAATTTATTGGAAATTCAGTCTATTCCCAGAACTATTCCAACCAAACTGCCTTATTTGGAAGTACGTGGAGAAGTATATATGTCTGCTGAAGCTTTTGAAAAAGCTAACCGAAAGCAGGAAGAAACAGGCGGAAAAATTTATCAGACAGCGCGGAATTTGGCAGCTGGCAGCTTAAGGCAATTAGACCCAGGTATTGTCAGGGAGAGAAATCTGGATATATATGTATTCAACCTTGAAATATGTCAGGGGAAGGATTTTTCATCCCATTCTGAAAGCTTGAACTGGCTTTCTACGCAAGGGTTTCCAATTAGCCCGGAATTTATGATATGTAAAACGGCCGATGAAGTATGGGAATGTATATCAAAGATTGGAGAAACCAGATGGCAGCTTTCATTTGGAATTGATGGAGCTGTAGTTAAGGTTGATAGTTTGGATGATAGAAAAAGGTTGGGTATAACGAGTAAAGTTCCAAGATGGGCTGTAGCTTTTAAATATCCGCCGGAACAAAAGGAAACCGTTGTTGAGGATATAAAAGTTCAGGTTGGACGTACCGGGAGGCTTACGCCTTTAGCAATCTTAAAGCCGGTAAAGATAGCGGGAACCACTGTATCTAGAGCTACACTACATAATCAGGATTATATTGATTCAAAAGATATTCAGATTGGTGATACGGTAATTATACAAAAAGCGGGAGACATAATACCGGAAGTATTAAAAAGTATTCCTGAAAAGCGTCCTGACACGGCTAAGAGGTATATTATTCCGGATAAATGCCCTATGTGTGGTGCACCTGCGCTACGTGAGGAAGATGGAGTTGAAATTCGCTGCACAGGTTCAGCATGTTTTGCTCAAGCAATAAGAGGAGTTATATATTTTGCATCTAAAGATGCCATGAATATTGAAGGGTTTGGACCAAGTTCAGTAGAGGCGTTAATGTCAGAAGGGTATATTAAGGATGTAGCTGATATTTATCTTTTGAAAGATAGTCGTGATGAACTAATAACAAAAGGTATAGTAGGAAAGGAAAAGTCAATCGACAACCTTCTAAAGGCTATTGAAAAGTCAAAAGACAATGATATTGACAGGCTTATAACTGGTTTTGGAATTAGGAATGTAGGTAAACAAACTGCAAGGGTACTAGCTGCTAATTTTCAGGATATTGAGTCTCTTGAAAATGCAACTTATGATCAGTTGATAGTTTTGCCTGATTTTGGTGATATTATGGTTAAGGATATTCTTGAGTTCTTTTCAAAAAGCGAAAATCTTTTGTTGATTTCAAAACTAAAGCAAGTTGGTATTAATATGTTATCAAAAGCGTCAGTCAACAAGAAGGATGATCGTTTTTCAGGAAAAACCTTTGTATTGACCGGTACTTTGCCATCTATGACAAGAGAAGAAGCAACTGAGTTAATCCAAATGCATGGAGGAAAAGTTTCAGGAAGCGTATCAAAAAGGACATCGTATGTTCTTGCTGGTGAAGATGCGGGAAGTAAGTTGGCTAAAGCTCAAGAATTGGGAGTTCAGGTTATTGGTGAAGAAGAACTTAAAAATATGCTGAATTGA
- the gatB gene encoding Asp-tRNA(Asn)/Glu-tRNA(Gln) amidotransferase subunit GatB, producing the protein MEYEIVIGLEVHAELSTKSKIYCSCTTEFGGEPNTHACPICTGMPGVLPVLNKKVVEYAARAGLATNCHIAEFSKQDRKNYFYPDLPKAFQTSQYDLPICSNGYIDIEVEGYTKRIGITRIHIEEDAGKLMHDEWDTGSLIDYNRCGVPLIEIVSEPDMRSAQEVKAYLENLKAILEYIDVSDCKMQEGSLRADVNLSVRPVGQKEFGTRTEMKNLNSFKAIVRAIEGETRRQIEVIEDGGVVVQETRRWDDVKGMSYAMRSKEEAHDYRYFPEPDLMPIVIDEKWKQEIKDSLPELPEARKRRYLDEFGLPEYDASILTGSKVLADFFEDAVKKVSNAKAISNWIMGDLLRILKEKEMEVEQIPFPGEYLAKLVLLIEKGTISGTIAKKVFEKMFNQSKDPEVIVKEEGLEVVSDEGALVTVVRKILESNPQSVEDYRNGKEKAFGFLVGQAMKETKGKANPQLINKILKEELEK; encoded by the coding sequence ATGGAATACGAAATAGTGATAGGACTTGAAGTTCATGCTGAGCTTTCAACTAAATCAAAAATATATTGCTCCTGCACAACTGAATTTGGAGGAGAACCAAATACTCACGCCTGCCCTATTTGTACAGGTATGCCTGGAGTATTGCCGGTTTTGAATAAAAAGGTTGTTGAGTATGCTGCAAGAGCCGGTCTTGCTACCAACTGCCATATTGCAGAATTCAGCAAGCAGGACAGAAAGAATTATTTTTACCCTGATTTGCCAAAGGCTTTCCAGACCTCCCAGTATGATCTTCCAATATGTTCAAATGGGTATATCGATATCGAAGTTGAAGGATATACAAAGAGAATAGGTATTACAAGAATTCACATAGAGGAAGACGCAGGAAAGCTTATGCACGATGAGTGGGATACTGGCTCGTTGATTGATTACAACAGGTGCGGGGTGCCGCTTATAGAAATTGTATCTGAACCTGATATGAGGTCAGCCCAGGAGGTCAAAGCATATCTTGAAAACCTTAAGGCAATATTGGAGTATATTGATGTATCTGACTGCAAGATGCAGGAAGGCTCATTGAGGGCAGATGTTAATCTATCAGTAAGGCCGGTGGGTCAAAAAGAGTTTGGTACAAGGACTGAGATGAAAAATTTGAATTCCTTTAAAGCTATTGTTAGGGCTATCGAAGGGGAAACAAGGAGACAGATTGAGGTTATCGAAGATGGTGGAGTTGTTGTACAGGAAACAAGGCGCTGGGATGATGTCAAAGGCATGAGTTATGCAATGAGGAGCAAGGAAGAAGCACACGATTACAGGTATTTTCCGGAGCCTGATCTTATGCCTATAGTTATAGATGAAAAGTGGAAGCAGGAGATAAAAGACAGCTTGCCTGAGCTTCCTGAAGCAAGGAAAAGAAGATATCTTGATGAGTTTGGACTTCCTGAATACGATGCATCAATACTCACAGGTTCAAAGGTTCTTGCTGACTTCTTTGAAGATGCTGTTAAGAAAGTTAGTAATGCTAAGGCTATCAGTAATTGGATAATGGGGGACCTCCTGAGGATACTTAAGGAAAAGGAGATGGAGGTTGAACAAATTCCTTTCCCTGGTGAATATCTTGCAAAGCTAGTTTTGCTTATTGAAAAGGGAACTATTAGCGGTACTATAGCCAAGAAAGTATTTGAAAAGATGTTTAACCAAAGTAAGGACCCGGAGGTAATTGTAAAAGAAGAGGGATTAGAAGTTGTAAGTGATGAAGGTGCACTTGTAACAGTTGTAAGGAAGATACTTGAAAGTAACCCGCAATCTGTAGAAGATTATAGGAATGGTAAGGAAAAAGCGTTTGGTTTCCTTGTCGGACAGGCAATGAAGGAGACAAAAGGGAAGGCTAACCCTCAACTTATTAATAAAATACTGAAGGAAGAGTTGGAAAAATAA
- a CDS encoding M50 family metallopeptidase: MKNIWKYLLILASLVILWNQTVASPFKVLSSIFHKIGHALVSTIFGFGGTAFNIAFVNNGDAIVDTRSWITSFVIVNSGYISSILFSMLILYLKRTPAKKYMVGSITIIYLVFSIAFASSTGALVTSLAFSVITILILMIGKDTLNDLMLDVVGMSLAAYVIYDTFVDTILLKLNGQLSIMKSWSNQPPSDIVKLADLTGFPIVVWGLIWLAIAVVSVNMLLIKSGGKKK; this comes from the coding sequence ATGAAAAATATATGGAAGTACCTTTTAATTCTAGCATCGCTTGTTATTTTGTGGAATCAGACAGTTGCAAGTCCTTTTAAAGTGCTTTCCTCAATTTTCCACAAAATTGGACATGCCTTGGTGTCAACAATATTTGGTTTTGGCGGAACGGCTTTCAATATTGCTTTTGTGAACAATGGGGATGCGATAGTTGATACACGTAGTTGGATTACCTCATTTGTAATAGTTAATAGCGGCTATATTTCAAGTATATTGTTTTCCATGCTCATATTGTATTTGAAAAGAACCCCTGCAAAGAAGTATATGGTTGGCAGCATAACAATAATATATCTTGTTTTTTCTATAGCATTTGCTTCTTCAACTGGAGCACTGGTAACCTCGTTAGCTTTCTCAGTGATTACAATTCTGATATTGATGATTGGGAAGGATACCCTAAATGATTTGATGCTGGATGTCGTTGGAATGTCTTTGGCGGCATATGTTATATATGATACATTTGTTGATACAATTTTACTGAAGCTAAACGGGCAGCTTTCAATCATGAAGAGTTGGAGTAACCAGCCTCCGAGTGACATAGTAAAGCTTGCCGATCTAACCGGTTTTCCAATAGTTGTGTGGGGATTGATCTGGTTGGCTATTGCAGTTGTATCAGTTAATATGCTGTTGATAAAATCTGGTGGAAAGAAAAAATGA
- the gatA gene encoding Asp-tRNA(Asn)/Glu-tRNA(Gln) amidotransferase subunit GatA, giving the protein MELYELTVHEMSDLLRGKKASAVEITKSFLDRIEKIDSKVGSYLSVLGEDAVKRASEAQEKIDKGEAKSTLAGIPVALKDNICTEGVKTTCASQMLHNFVPPYNATVSKKLLADNAVIIGKLNMDEFAMGGSTENSHFKPTRNPWDLERVPGGSSGGSAAAVAADLTGFALGSDTGGSIRQPASFCGVVGMKPTYGAVSRFGLVAFASSLDQIGPLTKDVTDCAIALNCITGYDPMDSTSAKVEYPDYTKALVNDVKGMKIGIPSEYMGEGLNPEVRKAVLDAVEVLKKLGAECEEFSLPLTEYAIPAYYLISSAEASSNLARYDGVKYGYRAPKYTDLLDLYKQSRSDGFGTEVKRRIMLGTYALSSGYYDAYYKKALQVRTLIKNGFDEAFSKYDVILGPTAPTTAYKLGEKADNPLEMYLGDIYTVSVNIAGLPGLVVPCGFDSKELPIGLQFIGKPFDESTLLKVGFTFEQNTDYHKKARI; this is encoded by the coding sequence GTGGAATTATACGAACTTACGGTTCACGAAATGAGTGATTTACTGCGGGGCAAAAAGGCAAGCGCTGTAGAGATTACCAAATCATTTCTAGATAGAATTGAGAAGATAGATTCCAAAGTCGGAAGTTACTTATCTGTTTTAGGCGAAGATGCCGTCAAAAGAGCTTCGGAAGCTCAGGAAAAAATTGATAAAGGTGAAGCAAAATCCACTCTAGCAGGAATACCGGTTGCTTTAAAAGATAATATTTGTACAGAAGGAGTTAAGACGACGTGTGCGTCACAAATGCTCCATAATTTTGTACCGCCCTATAATGCCACTGTATCTAAAAAACTTTTGGCTGATAATGCTGTTATTATCGGAAAGTTGAATATGGATGAGTTCGCAATGGGTGGTTCTACCGAGAATTCTCATTTTAAGCCTACGAGAAATCCATGGGATCTAGAAAGGGTTCCTGGAGGATCAAGTGGAGGTTCAGCTGCTGCAGTAGCCGCAGATCTTACAGGATTTGCGTTGGGTTCTGACACTGGTGGATCTATAAGACAACCTGCATCATTTTGTGGTGTTGTAGGTATGAAGCCTACATATGGAGCTGTATCACGTTTTGGATTGGTTGCTTTTGCTTCGTCTCTTGACCAGATTGGACCTTTGACAAAAGACGTTACCGATTGTGCCATTGCATTAAACTGCATAACCGGATATGATCCAATGGATTCTACTTCTGCAAAAGTAGAGTATCCTGACTATACAAAAGCTCTTGTAAATGATGTGAAAGGTATGAAAATTGGAATACCCAGTGAATATATGGGAGAAGGTTTGAATCCTGAGGTCAGAAAGGCAGTTTTAGATGCAGTAGAAGTGCTCAAAAAGCTTGGCGCAGAGTGTGAAGAATTTTCACTTCCGCTTACTGAATACGCAATTCCTGCTTATTATCTTATTTCTTCAGCAGAAGCAAGCTCAAACCTTGCAAGATATGATGGAGTAAAATATGGATATAGGGCTCCAAAATATACTGATCTTCTGGACCTTTATAAACAGTCAAGAAGTGATGGATTTGGTACAGAGGTAAAAAGGAGAATAATGCTTGGAACCTATGCGTTAAGTTCAGGCTATTATGATGCGTATTACAAGAAAGCATTGCAGGTCAGAACATTGATTAAAAATGGCTTTGATGAAGCGTTTAGTAAATACGATGTTATTTTAGGACCAACTGCACCTACAACAGCATACAAGCTGGGTGAGAAAGCTGATAACCCTCTTGAAATGTATCTTGGGGATATCTATACTGTTTCAGTAAATATTGCTGGACTCCCTGGGTTGGTTGTGCCATGTGGGTTTGACAGCAAAGAACTTCCTATAGGGCTCCAATTCATAGGAAAACCTTTTGATGAAAGTACTCTTTTAAAAGTAGGTTTTACGTTTGAGCAAAATACAGATTACCATAAAAAGGCAAGGATTTGA
- the gatC gene encoding Asp-tRNA(Asn)/Glu-tRNA(Gln) amidotransferase subunit GatC, which produces MKITKDTIEHVANLARLNLTEDEKSKLTLDMEQIISYVDKLNELDTSKVKPTDHVIPISNVFREDEAKPSYPREKILENAPSSEDGCFKVPKIVE; this is translated from the coding sequence GTGAAAATAACCAAAGATACTATTGAACATGTAGCAAATCTTGCAAGGTTAAACCTTACTGAGGACGAAAAGTCAAAGTTGACTTTAGATATGGAACAAATTATATCTTATGTGGACAAGCTCAATGAGCTTGATACATCGAAGGTAAAGCCCACAGATCATGTTATACCGATAAGCAATGTATTTAGGGAAGATGAGGCAAAACCATCATATCCCAGAGAGAAGATACTGGAAAATGCACCTTCCAGTGAAGATGGGTGTTTTAAAGTTCCCAAAATTGTTGAGTAA